In Zingiber officinale cultivar Zhangliang chromosome 9B, Zo_v1.1, whole genome shotgun sequence, the genomic window CTTATTCTCTCCCTATTCTTTACTTACAACATCTACCTAGAGCTGCTCTTCTAACCTCCAGCGCACACTCAGTAAAGAGATATTCATATCAATTTGATTGAAGAACTCAGCAAAGAAAATTATCACGTTACATTAGACATATCATTGAAGGGCAAACCAAAAGAAGAGGACCGTAAAACAACATTTCAGGTGGGGCACGGGGTGAAGTTACAGGCGACGGAGTCGCCACCAAAAGCGCCGGAGTTAGCCCTTCGAAACCGCAGCGCCGCCAGGACTACCTCTTGCTGTGAACCGAGTAGCGCTCTATTCATGAGGTCGATCACGCTCAACGTGGGGTAATAAAAACTTAGGCTGTTGTAGGAGTTGAGGAGGGAGGTCGTTCCTTCACGGAGCAGAGTTCTGTAGACGTCTCTACGTCCCTGCAGCGCTTCCCACAGCGTCGTCTCCGCCCCGTACCGCCCGGCGGCCACTGGGCCGAACGCGATGGCCACTGGTGTGTCGGGGCTCACCATCCTCCAATAGCATTTGTACTCCACCATCGTCCATTTACTGCACAAGTATACAACCATCTCAAAGAGAGAAAGACTGATACGAGTAAACAGAGAGCATGAGCGTACTAGTAAGGGCAAGCGGATGCCTCGAAGAATGTTATCGCTggcggaggaggagaaggaagcaaTGGCGTTGGCACCCATCTAATAGGTGGTGGCGGAGGCTGTACTGGCCACAGCGTCGCCGCCCTAGGACAAACCTCGGTGGGCTTCGCTGGCTCGGATAGTAGAGGCTCAACCGCGTACATGGTCATGCCAAACATTCGGAAAAGAAGCGTCAGTCCACGCGCCGGCCCAGCTGCCGCACCACATACGGCTGGACCACCCACCACCCTCGCGTAGCACCCGCCCAGGTCGGGGCTTCCATCTAAGTACACCGAATAGCTACCAAACCAATTGGTCTCCTCCTTGTAGACCGTCGCCGCCCCATCGCTGCCCCCGCACGTCACCGCCACCGTCGCACCTACATTGCCACGTTAAAGATCACAATAACACACATATATTATCATGCATTGCATTAATTAATAAAGGGCCACCGGAGAGAGGGTAGTCGAAGAAGCTTCGCTCGCCGTCCTTGCACTGATCACAGTAGACAGTGCCGGTGACCAATGTAGTGGCGCTTGCCGATCTCCAGAAATCTTGCTCTGTGACGAACAAGATGATGCAGGATAGGAACAGAGGCATGAAGGCATCCTTTAGGCGTTCCATATCGCTACAATACTAGTATTGAGTAACTGAGCAGTAAGCTGGGCCTCAATCTGTATAATAACAGAGGAACGAATGGAAGGAAAGTGAACTGAAGGAACGAAGAATGAAATATGTAGAAGAGTAATAAATGAGGTTTCCTACCTCCCAAACCAATCAACTGCTCCAATTTATTACCAATGAAACCAGGAAGAATGGTGTTCAATCAATGAACTTACAGATGGCATTAAATGTGGCATTTGAAAAAAGATGCCGCCGAAGGCTGAAGCTGTGAAATAATGGCGGTGGGGAGTTGGGAGAGCATTTAGATATAATGGAGCTTGGAGCTTCGTGCAGTTGATCTAGTCTCGATCTTATTCTTTCGTCACCACACAACCACATCTCTTGCTCACGAGATTAAATTTGAGTTTAGAGGGAAAAGGAATATCTCCAAAGTCCAAGCTTGCGGACTATTAAAAGATACCACGACAGGAGTGAAAACATTTGTAATACTAAAAAAACTTGGATATTCCAGGTTCATCCATGTCTGCAGAATAAACAGAGACTGCCAGGTTACAAGATTCATATTAATCATGATGTTAATCCTGAAACCACAGCTATTACATGTCGAATTCGAGGACAAGAAGGTTGTAACAGCACAAACTTACAAATATTTCTTTGGCTCAATCTGAGTAATCAACATCACATGAATGACTATTCGCCACCATTCAAGAGAACTAAAATTAACACAATATGGTAGAGATGTCTTTATTTATTGTACCCAAAGGATATTcatatatcttcacaatggtatgatattgttcactttggattTAAgctctcatgactttgctcttaggctctccccaaaaagtctcatgccaatgaagatatcataCATCTTTTTAATCCTATTATTTTTATCAAATCTTATTAATAtaagactttgattgaatcctaaCATTTTACGCAATATAGTTGAACTGAAGTAGTGAAGTCTGATCTCAGTCATGTATTTTCAAATCTTTTATGCTTTAATAGGATCTGAGAAATACTAACCACAAACAAGTTTTGATCACAATAACAATGGTTTATCTAGAGATTAAAGTATCAAACTCTCAATCCTATCCATAGCAACAAGGTAGTAAGAGTCCAACTACTAAAGCTTATCAATTTTTAAGATCATTCTTCAGATAATGTCAAGATACCAAATGAGGAAGGAGTACGTTATTTGATTGTGCAGTTTGCTAAAACTATAGCCCATGAAACACATTCTGATTGTGAAGAATAAACAAGAATTAATAAGACAACATCACTACTATCAAGGTAAATAGAAGTATATAGAGAAAAGTAATAAAAAAGGTCAACAGTTCCAATCAAATTCATAGGGAAACAATTAGTATTTCAAGTTGAAGTTTAAATCTTCATCTTATAAAACCAGGatatgttggatattggggcctaaatggaccaatacgattgtGAGGAGaaaaaatcggaagccatcaattgttgaaagtcgtaattgacttcaaaattgaaatctacgtttcgcgtagatagatttagactattaatttgctcaaaaccgattaagggtgaatgagaaattaatgttcaaagtcggcccaaaataacgttggttattcattaaggaaatgcaagggagaatagtcccacatcggaaatttccgatgtgcattccttacttattaatgatgttgagttattggagttaactcagaaaagtaccaggtactctctgctcaggggcgagcaggtgctctttgcactttgcactttgcactttgcactttgcactttgcaccgtcgcgaggagcattgaggagcttaaatttatgctctaGGTGACATAgcagtgcctacatggcactcgggtgacgtgtcaggctagtacctgacatggcagtgcctatgtggcatcctcgtgggcaaagggagatgactggacagttggttgggcgaacggatggcagctgttgatcaacgttgatcaaagaagtatggtggatcgcttgtgatgcgatctagagcgttggatcacaatgagtcacgatctgacggcttgggatgagacatgatctgaagcatcggatcaatggatccagatccgatggctgatagatctgagggtcacaactcttagatctgatggatgagattaaaggggctatgtgaagggttataactcttcagtccggacggcccagattaatccacccaaaggtcacacccctccctaaagcctcttccttctgtataaatagaaccctccagattggaatcaaatcactcaacttaatcttctcttcctcaagtattcactcactcatcttgtgcattcaagagtccaagaagcctacgagaaggttcgctggtctcggaagtcggagtgctacgattccgagacgattgtcatcgttgtatcttgggaacgaattgcaacaatccgttaagcaccgtagcggagcaatatcgtttacggagatagtgtcgaacactagcctcgacgatcggTTTGCATACTCGACGTTCCAACCGCCATTCCGACCGCTgttccgacggccgttccgaccgccgttccgacggccgttccgaccgccgttccgacggccgttccgaccgccgttccgacatccattccgcacggagaaaagccggagaaattcaccggagccgacttcaaaagatggcagcagaagatgttgttctacttaacaacgctaaaccttgtacggtttttgcgtgaagacccgccagtcgctacggacggtagcaaggctgcttgcgatacgtggacgcacggagattttctgtgtcgcaactacattctcaacgccttggacaacacgttgtataacgtgtattgttcattggagacagcgaaatctttgtgggaatcgcttgagaagaaatacaagaccgaaaatgccggactgaagaaattcatcgtcggccggtttctggatttcaagatggtggactcaaagagcgtctcatctcaagtccaagatatgcaattaatactgcatgatctggacgccgaaggaatgatgaacgagtcattcgcagttgttgcggtaattgagaagctccctccgtcatggaaggatttcaagaattacctaaagcacaagcaaaaggagatagggctgcaagacctgatcctgaggctacgaatagaggaggataatcgaaagttatccgactgcagaggaaccaagcggactatagacgatatgtccaacctggtcgagccgaacgctaaaaagccgaaacagttcaagaagaaggcacaagcaaagaagttcaagggatcctgctacaactgtggaaaggcaggacacctgtccaaggactgtagacgcccgaagaagccaaccaaggggccaaaggatgctgcgaaccacgtcgcaacctctcttgaggacttggatctcactgcggttgtatttgaagccaacttggtggataccaacccgaagcagtggttcattgatactggagcaactcgtcatatctgttccgataaggcgatgttctccaagtatactccgataaatggcaggaagctctatatgggtaattccacgacgtcgccaattgtcggactcggaaaagttgttctgaagatgacgtccggaaaggagctaacactcattgatgtactccatgttcccgacatcagtaagaacctagtttctggagcggcactaATTAAGgcgatttaggctagtgttccagtcgaacaactttgtacttacgaagaataatatcttcgtaggaaaggggtacctagaaaagggtctattcaaaatggttgtaatgctgtactccgaaatattgatggtaataaaataaatgcttccaactatgttgttgagtgttttaatttgtggcatgatcgactcggacatgtgcataataatactcttaaacatctcatcaaattaaatttattaccaaacgtcaatgttgactaacacacaaatgtgaagtgtgcgtggaagcaaaaatgacgaaactaccttttcattcggtggaaaggtcaacgactcctctagagttaatacatagtgatctatgcgacttgaaatttgtgcaaactagaggaggtaaaaagtattttattacttttatcgatgactgcacaaagttctgttatgtctttcttttaagaagtaaagacgaagccctagaggcatttagaacttataaaacggttgaaaatcaacttgacaagcgaattaaaataattcgtagcgatagaggtggagaatatggtgcaccgtttaatgaattttgttcagaatcggcattattcatcaaacaacggcaccttactcacctcaatcgaatcgtgttgccgaacgtaaaaatcggacactaaaagagatgatgaatgccttgttgataaattcaggcttacctcaaaacttgtggggggaagtaatattatcggcaaatcacattctcaacaaaatccctcataagaaaagtgataaaactccttatgaactatggaaaggccgcgagccatcgtacaaatacctgaaagtgtgggggtgcttggcaaaggtcgaagtacctaaaccaaagcaagtaaagatcggacctaaaacgttcgatgcggtatttgtcggatatgcccataatagtagtgcatatcgtttcctagttcacaaatcagacattcctgatattcatgtgggaacaaccatagaatctcggaatgcaatattctttgaaaacgtattcccaaataagaaggaaaatgttgaaaatgataacaacggaagttcaaacgagaatgtcgttaccgaacttagctgttataaaagaactattgacgatcaaaacaaagagccacgtcgtagcaaacgggctagagttgagaaatcgttcgggccagattacatgactttcatgtcagaaatggaaccaagaacattaagtgaggctctctctagtcccgatgctccaatgtggaaagaagctgtcaatagtgagattgagtctatcatgaataatcatacttgggaattagtagaccttccttctggtaataaaccattaggttgtaagtggatactaaaacgtaagtataaagctgatggatcaattgacaagtataaggccagacttgtagccaaggggtacaagcaagaggaaggccttaattacttcgatacatactcaccggtgacaaggattacgtccatacgagtgctaatagccattgcagcactgtatgaccttgaaatacatcaaatggatgttaaaactgcgttcttaaatggtgagttggaagaagaaatttatatggagcaacccgaagggttcatggctcctggaaatgagaaaaaggtgtgtcgacttgttaagtcgttgtacggacttaagcaagcgcctaaacaatggcacgaaaaatttgacaaagtaatgttgtcaaacgaattcagaataaatgaatgtgacaaatgcatttatgtcaaaaacacacccaaaggctatataatcgtctgtctgtacgtagacgacatgctaataatgggcagtaatcatgatgtaatcatgactacaaagaaaatgttgaccaaaaatttcgatatgaaagatatgggtcaagcagatgttatattgggaattaaaattctcaggacatcagaggggatagttctaacacaatcccattatgtagaatcagtattgaaaagattcaatgcgtacgatctttctactgtaaaaacacctatggatctaagtcaacacttagcgaaaaaccatggtgagaccatatcgcagttggaatactctcggataataggcagtttgatgtatcttacaaactgcacacgtccggatattgcctgtacggtcaacaagctgagtcgtttcaccagtaatccaaacgacgcccattggaaggcattgatgcgagttcttagatatttgaaatatactatgaactatggattacattatggaaaatatcccgttgtgttggagggatattgtgatgctaattggatatcagatacaaaagactccaaatccactagtggatatgtattcacgatcggtgggggagcagtatcttggaaatccactaagcagacgtgcattgctcggtcaactatggaatccgagtttatagcactagacaaagcagctgaggaagctgaatggctgcggaacttcttggaagatattccgagctgggaAAAACCTGTACCTGCCGTactgatccactgtgatagtcaatcggcgattggaagggcacagagtagtatgtataatgggaagtcaagacatatacgtcgtagacataataccattaggcagttgatctcgaatggagtgattgcaatcgactatgttaagtccaaagataatttggcagatcctcttacgaaagggttgagtcgagatcaagtatactgctcatcaagaggaatgggattaaaaatctacaactgaaaagaCTGTAGTggaaacccaaccttgttgactggagatcccaagatcttggttcaatgggacaacaaagtttcagaagttgtggttcagcacaggagatagtttatctctatcccaatcctaggatgaatttgtgctgtcctacctcatgtagtgaggttaagcttatgcttttagtgacttctataccttataaggtggagtatggtaggatactcttgatagaagtgtcacctatgtgagtgtgaagacagaccgcttcaatgaaacactcatgaatccaagatggtgtccatggccaaaacggaaccaaccatgagaacctaaagtaggtgagataggtctctgtgtgggtgttattgtcttagtatacacaaacagctgagcagttcaagacatcacgttcactgcgcagcctagtatactcgatagcattccactacggaaggttcaaagccacaagctacctctcccgatgcagtgacttatcgattggactcttgtaaagtgtcagcatgcatacacgcattacattaatttccattcatgtgggggattgttggatattggggcctaaatggaccaatacgattgtgaggaggaaaaatcggaagccatcaattgttgaaagtcgtaattgacttcaaaattgaaatctacgtttcgcgtagatagatttagactattaatttgctcaaaaccgattaagggtgaatgagaaattaatgttcaaagtcggcccaaaataacgttggttattcattaaggaaatgcaagggagaatagtcccacatcggaaatttccgatgtgcattccttacttattaatgatgttgagttattggagttaacatagaaaagtaccaggtactctctgctcaggggcgagcaggtgctcgcacctgtgagcccgccacccgccacgtgcgcacgtgcgcacgtgcgcaatgggcgctttgggcgctttgtaggcgcactttgtacttcacatggcagtgcctatgtggcatcctcgtgggcaaagggagatgactggacagttggttgggcgaacggatggcagtcgttgatcaacgttgatcaaagaagtatggtggatcgcttgtgatgcgatctagagcgttggatcacaatgagtcacgatctgacggcttgggatgagacatgatctgaagcatcggatcaatggatccagatccgatggctgatagatctgagggtcacaactcttagatctgatggatgagattaaaggggctatgtgaagggttataactcttcagtccggacggcccagattaatccacccaaaggtcacacccctccctaaagcctcttccttctgtataaatagaaccctccagattggaatcaaatcactcaacttaatcttctcttcctcaagtattcactcactcatcttgtgcattcaagagtccaagaagcctacgagaaggttcgctggtctcggagtcggagtgctacgattccgagacgattgtcgtcgttgtatcttgggaacgaattgcaacaatccgttaagcaccgtagcggagcaatatcgtttacggagatagtgtcgaacactagcctcgacgatcagtttgcatactccggaatttaccggaaacAACAGGATACACATTTGAGAGATGACACTTTTATGAGGATATGAAATTCAAGTTGATCCGGTGGTGAAGGAGGGGACCCGGTCATACAGTAGTCAACGACACGTAGAAATCAAAGTCAAGATAGGCAGGTCAATGTTTTGGCCTAGCAGGGAGGTCACCTCGCCGATCAGCCGTAATAGCGCCCAGGCCGCCACGAAGACAGCTAGAGCGCCAATGTTCTGGCCGAGCAGGGAGGTCACCTCGCCGATCGACCGTAAAAGCGCCCAAGCCGGCGCGAAGACAGCTCGATCGCAGGTCGGGTTTCTGATGCTCAGGGGTTCTCGTATAAAAGAGTCGATGCACCAAGCGACATGTCCGCTCAGCCGAGCTACCAAACAACTAAGGCTGCATGCCCGTCCGAGTATGcgaccgagcggctctcccgctcggcctagtaacGGACAAGAGACGGAAGAGGACGAAATGGACAGCtggcgatatccttctcgagacatgcgTCGCCGACAGGCAGCATGGTCGGCGACCAGACCGAAtagaagatcgtacggtggaagtttccactgtcatgtcagagatatgctcggacggttgcggtatgaCATCAGACGCACTTTTCTGACACGCCCATTTTGAGGTATGCTTGGGGGAGCGTGCACGCCTCGACTAGCGTGCGCTCACCCCCCcaggatcctatataaggacccctagacttcgacggaggtatgcgatattctttactgtagctacagtctcgTTACTCTGTTTCTGCTCATCTCgccattgcctgacttgagcgtcgaagggtcgtcgccgggaaccccttcccgacccgactttgttgcaggttcgtcggaggtccacgtcatctgGGAGGTCATCCGAGGACGAcatagagcgccacgtccccagcgtccgtcgactcgatTCAAGATTCTACGCCGAGCCACCAAATTTCAGTGGGAAAGAGAATGCGACCAGGCATTTGAGGAATTAAAGGTTTATCTAAACTCTTTGCCTATATTAGCTAAGCCCAACACCGGTGAGCCGCTCCGCATCTacttatcctcgaccgagcatgtTGTAGGCTCGACGTTGGTACGACAGGACATCGAAGAATAACCCATGTATTTTCTGAGTCACATTCTAAAAGATGctgagtcccgctacactggtctcgaaaagCTTGCCTTCGCGCTAGTCCTCGCCGCTCGAAGGCTTCGACCTTATTTCCTCGCACACACGATAATCGTCATGACGAACAGCCCTCTAAGGAGAGTTCTCCTCAACCTGGAGGCATCCGGGCGGCTGATTAAGTGGACAACCGAGCttagtgaatttgatatccagtACCAACCCTGCACGACCATTAAGGCGCAATCACTGGCGGACTTCGTCACCGAAGTGCAGAATACCGAGCCCAAAGCTTTATGGagagtatatgtggatgggtcatccaCTCAGCTCGGGAGTGGTATTGGTATTCTATTGatttcccctcaagaagagcggaCACATTTGTCCAtccggctggactatcgggcaACCAATAACGAAGCAGAATATAAAGCCCTCATAGCGGGattacaggccgctcggcatgtgggagcgagCCGAATAATGATTTACTCAGATTCTCAGCTTGTCACTCAGTAGCTCTTAGGATCTTTCGAGATAAACAACCCCAGACTCAGACTCTACGCGGAAGCCTTCGAAAGGCTCAAGACCAACTTTTGcgaggttgtcatacagaagatcccccgagtggAGAACCAGGTGGCAGATGAATTGgccaaacttgcaagttcaataaCCCCAATCGTCATCCAACAGACGATTGAGCATGTATCCTTAGTGGCTCACATTGacaggatggagggcctcacgttccCAAGCGACTAGAGGATGAccataatagaatttttgcgATCGGGAGTTATGCCATCTGATCGGGAAGAGGCCCAGTGGCTGAGAAGGAATGCCGGACGGTTCACCCTCATCtgggatcaactctacaagaaggctttctcccgaccATTGCTAAAATGCGTCAGCTCGAAGGACACGGAATATATActacaagaagtacatcaagggtcTTGTGGAGGACACCCGGGCGGCCGCTCGTTGGCGAGGAAGATTCTGCTAGCcaggtacttttggccgaccctccaggAAGATGTCACTCGGACCGTCACCACATGCCTTTCCTATCAGAAATATCACAACTCCACCCACCGGCCCActgaggagatgaaggcgtctaTAGTGTCCTAcccattcgaccagtggggcatggatattgtgggacctttcccgatggcaaccgggcagcggaagtttttacttgtggcggtcgactacttcttcAAATGGGTCGGGGCCGAGCCATTGGCGAAAATAAccaagcagatggtcaagaagttaaTCTGGCAGCACATAATATATCGGTTCGGCATTCCACGTCGGCTTGTGTCTGACAATGGGTGGCAGTTTGTCAGATAGCAGCTCcgagaatggtgcgaggggtacgaCATTCAGTAACACTTCACCTCTATAGCTTATCCGCAAAGCAACGGGTAGGCCGAGGTCACCAATCGGGAGCTCCTTTGAattcttcgagttcggctcgaccatgtTGGTGGCAGCTGAGTAGATGAGCTACCAGTCATGTTATGGGCGATTCGCACTACCCTTAAGGAAGGAACGGGGGTCACGCCTTTCAACTTGGTGTACGGAGGAGAGGTTGTCGTTCccgtggaggtcggagtagaatccgatcgggtgcaacAGTACGACGTAAGTAACGCCGAGCGAAGGCAgctggagctggacttgatagacGAGGCGCGAGCCAAAACAGCCGTCCGACTAATGGCGTACTGGCAAAGAATaaagcagaattacaacaagcGGGTAATTCCCAgggcattccaggtcggcgactttgtatggaagaaggtgaagtcggtcggtgatgtgagcaagctggaggcgcccttgGCTGGCCCTTCAAGGTCATCGAGATGCTTCGATCGGGCGCCTATTACCTCAAAGATGCAGACGGACGCCAGCTAGAACAACCATGGAGTGTTAACCATCTCCAGtcataccgagctgggtgaaaggtgcgccaatgtaattcaTTATATGTACTCTCTATTCTTCGGCTCCTTTTGAATGCAGGAATGAAATCAAAAAACAAAGCATGCGCCGAACGGCCAGACTCTATGAAAACCGTccagcggcgacgttaaactccagagtttgaccggcgactataaaccccccgtcccgaagaccatcgagcggcaacgttaaactctagagtcgggctggcgactataaaccaccccggcccgaagaccgtcgggcggcgacgttaaactctagagtcggatcggtgactataaaccccccggcccgaagaccgtcgagaggcgacgttaaactctagagtcggatcgctgactataaacccccccaaCCTGAAGACCGTTGAACGGTGACATTAAACGCCAGAGTCGAACGACTACTATAAAACTCTGCCTTGGCATCATTTCAATCTGACAGGTCCTACGGAAAAGAGGTGGTCCTGTACTGGATTGTCGAGCAGCGGCTCGGACATCAAAAGACGAGGCTCTCACGAATTCAATAGCGATCAGGGGAACAGATAACTCACTCGGATATACACAACGATAGAAGCAAACAGTGAAAGGCCAAAAATTTATTAACCAAAATAGGCCGAACGACAAGTACATGCAGGGAAAGAGGCCGAACGGCCAGTACAATCCATGACTTCACTCTAGATAACTAAAAATCTCATCTGGAATCGTGGTAAGCAGCTCGGCATGGTCACAGACAGGGATGGTGAAATCCTTAGGGAGCCGACCCTTTGTCTTCAGATAGTCAGCCGTGGCAGTGATGTCCAACTCGAA contains:
- the LOC122024902 gene encoding uncharacterized protein LOC122024902, with the protein product MERLKDAFMPLFLSCIILFVTEQDFWRSASATTLVTGTVYCDQCKDGERSFFDYPLSGATVAVTCGGSDGAATVYKEETNWFGSYSVYLDGSPDLGGCYARVVGGPAVCGAAAGPARGLTLLFRMFGMTMYAVEPLLSEPAKPTEVCPRAATLWPVQPPPPPIRWVPTPLLPSPPPPAITFFEASACPYYKWTMVEYKCYWRMVSPDTPVAIAFGPVAAGRYGAETTLWEALQGRRDVYRTLLREGTTSLLNSYNSLSFYYPTLSVIDLMNRALLGSQQEVVLAALRFRRANSGAFGGDSVACNFTPCPT